CCTCCGGACAGGCGTCCTCGGGCTACGGCCGGTTCGACGACCTGGTGCTCGGGCTGCGGGTCGCCACCCCGCGCGGGTCGCTGCGACTCGGCCGGGCGCCGTCGTCGGCGGCCGGCCCGGATCTGCGACAGCTGGTGCTGGGCTCGGAGGGCACCCTCGGGGTGATCACCGAGGTCACCGCGATGGTCCGCGCCCGACCTGAGGTCGTCGTCGACGAGGCGTGGTTGTTCCCCGACTTCGCCGCAGGCGTGCTGGCGTTCCGCCGCCTCGCGCACGCCGGCATCCTGCCGACGATCACCCGGCTCTCCGACGAGGCGGAGACCGGGGTCGACCGGCTGATGGGCGGGGCCGGCGGCGATCCCTCCGGCGACCCGGGCGGATGCCTGGCGGTGGTCGGCTACGAAGGCCCCGCGTCGGTGGTGGCGGCGCGCCGCGAGCTCGCCACGGCAGTCCTCGCCGGCGCGGGTGGCAGCGCCCTTCCCTCGCCCGCCGGCGAGCGGTGGCGCGCGCGCCGGTTCCGCGGGCCTGCGCTGCGCGACGCCGTACTCGACGTCGGCGTGCTCGCCGAAACCGTCGAGACCGCGACCAGTTGGTCGCACCTCGCGTCGCTGCACGCGCAGGTGCGTGATGCGCTCGCTGCGGCGCTGGCCGGGCAGGGCACCCCGGCGCTGGTGTGGTGTCACGTCTCGCACGTCTACCCGGCCGGCGCGTCGCTGTACTTCACGGTCGCCGCCGCGCAGACCGACGACCCGGTCGCCCAGTGGCGGCGGGCCAAGGAGGCCGCCGACGCCGCGATCGCCGCGGCCGGCGCGACGATCACCCACCATCACGGCGTCGGTCTGGACCACCGCGGCGGCATGGTCGAGGAGGTCGGTGAGCTCGGCGTGGAGGTACTGCGGGCGGTGAAGGCGACCCTCGACCCGGCGGGGGTCCTCAACCCGGGAAAGCTGATCCCGCCCGAGGGCTGACTGCCGCGGCGTACGACTTCGGGACGACATCCGTCCGTCCCTGGGGTGACGCCATCGCGGCCCGTGCTGCCTACGATCGCCGGGTGGGATCCGACGCCGGCCGATTGCGCATCCAGCGCCGCCCGTTCGAGCGGGCGGATCGCTGGGTCGGCGCACACCCGTGGTCGGTCGACATGCTCGTCGCGGCCCTTGCTGCGGCGGTGCTCGGCATCTCGTCGGTGGTCGCCATCCCCGACCTGAAGCTGTCCGTCGGATGGTCGGTCGTCCTGGTACTCGCAGTCGTCGTCCTGCACGGGTCGCTCGTCGCCCGGCGCAGTCTCCCGGTGGCCTCCTTCGCCGTGGCGACGGCGGTGATGGCCGTAGTGGCGCTGGCCCCGGACGGGAG
This region of Mycobacteriales bacterium genomic DNA includes:
- a CDS encoding FAD-binding oxidoreductase, yielding DEMIWSGWDDRSEPLADDLRALLQETLQVTRPRTPPVDETAATMRPAQLPPAARQTLVAVVGATEIRDDPPTRLRHAGGKSTTDLLRRRSGDAGDAPDAVVYPANHDEVLGVLRTCAEHRVAVVPFGGGTSVVGGVEPVRAGFAAVIALDLRRLDHLVALDDVSMTATLEAGLRTPEAEELLAARGLTLGHLPESYAHASIGGYAATRSSGQASSGYGRFDDLVLGLRVATPRGSLRLGRAPSSAAGPDLRQLVLGSEGTLGVITEVTAMVRARPEVVVDEAWLFPDFAAGVLAFRRLAHAGILPTITRLSDEAETGVDRLMGGAGGDPSGDPGGCLAVVGYEGPASVVAARRELATAVLAGAGGSALPSPAGERWRARRFRGPALRDAVLDVGVLAETVETATSWSHLASLHAQVRDALAAALAGQGTPALVWCHVSHVYPAGASLYFTVAAAQTDDPVAQWRRAKEAADAAIAAAGATITHHHGVGLDHRGGMVEEVGELGVEVLRAVKATLDPAGVLNPGKLIPPEG